The Vulpes vulpes isolate BD-2025 chromosome 8, VulVul3, whole genome shotgun sequence genome has a window encoding:
- the ZNF384 gene encoding zinc finger protein 384 isoform X2 gives MEESHFNSNPYFWPSIPTVSGQIENTMFINKMKDQLLPEKGCGLAPPHYPTLLTVPASVSLPSGISMDTESKSDQLTPHSQASVTQNITVVPVPSTGLMTAGPGLVITSPSGSLVTTASSAQTFPISAPMIVSALPPGSQALQVVPDLSKKVASTLTEEGGGGGGGGGNVAPKPPRGRKKKRMLESGLPEMNDPYVLSPEDDDDHQKDGKTYRSEGNCGTGNGQSLGLMDSVPGSTTNLLCDPGCRMCSLTFYSKSEMQIHSKSHTETKPHKCPHCSKTFANSSYLAQHIRIHSGAKPYSCNFCEKSFRQLSHLQQHTRIHSKMHTETIKPHKCPHCSKTFANTSYLAQHLRIHSGAKPYNCSYCQKAFRQLSHLQQHTRIHTGDRPYKCAHPGCEKAFTQLSNLQSHRRQHNKDKPFKCHNCHRAYTDAASLEVHLSTHTVKHAKVYTCTICSRAYTSETYLMKHMRKHNPPDLQQQVQAAAAAAAVAQAQAQAQAQAQAQAQAQAQAQAQAQAQAQAQAQASQASQQQQQQQPQPPHFQSPGAAPQGGGGGDSNPNPPPQCSFDLTPYKTAEHHKDICLTVTTSTIQVEHLASS, from the exons ATGGAAGAATCTCACTTCAATTCTAACCCGTACTTCTGGCCTTCTATCCCCACAGTCTCAGGACAG attgagAACACGATGTTCATCAACAAGATGAAGGATCAGCTGCTGCCAGAGAAGGGCTGTGGGCTGGCTCCACCCCACTACCCCACCCTGCTGACAGTGCCTGCCTCAGTGTCCCTGCCCTCAGGCATCAGTATGGACACAGAGTCCAAGTCAGACCAGCTGACCCCACATAGCCAGGCGTCCGTTACCCAGAATATCACCGTGGTCCCTGTGCCGTCTACAGGACTGATGACTGCTG GTCCTGGTTTGGTAATCACGTCCCCCTCAGGCTCCCTTGTGACCACAGCTTCATCAGCTCAGACCTTCCCCATTTCGGCTCCCATGATTGTCTCAGCTCTTCCCCCTGGCTCACAAGCCCTGCAGGTGGTCCCTGACCTCTCCAAGAAGGTAGCATCAACCCTAACAGAGGAAGGAGgcggaggtggtggtggaggtggcaATGTGGCTCCTAAGCCCCCTCGGGGCCGGAAGAAGAAGCGGATGCTGGAATCAGGGCTGCCTGAGATGAATGATCCTTATGTCCTCTCCCCTGAGGATGATGATGACCATCAGAAAGACGGCAAAACCTATAG GAGCGAAGGGAACTGCGGCACAGGAAATGGACAGAGCCTTGGGCTCATGGATTCAGTCCCCGGCTCCACCAccaacttgctgtgtgaccctgg GTGCCGGATGTGCTCCCTGACATTCTACTCAAAGTCGGAGATGCAGATCCACTCCAAGTCACACACCGAGACCAAGCCCCACAAGTGCCCGCACTGCTCCAAGACCTTCGCCAACAGCTCCTATCTGGCCCAGCACATCCGAATCCACTCAGGGGCCAAGCCCTACAGCTGTAACTTCTGTGAGAAATCCTTCCGCCAGCTCTCCCACCTCCAGCAGCACACCCG GATCCACTCCAAGATGCACACGGAGACCATCAAGCCCCACAAGTGCCCGCACTGCTCCAAGACCTTCGCCAACACCTCCTACCTGGCCCAGCACCTCCGAATCCACTCGGGGGCCAAGCCCTACAACTGTTCCTACTGCCAGAAGGCCTTCCGCCAGCTCTCCCACCTCCAGCAGCACACACG AATCCACACCGGTGACAGACCATACAAATGTGCACATCCAGGCTGTGAGAAAGCCTTCACACAGCTGTCCAATCTGCAG TCCCACAGACGGCAGCACAACAAAGATAAACCCTTCAAGTGCCACAACTGTCACCGGGCGTACACGGACGCAGCCTCCCTAGAGGTGCACCTGTCTACGCATACGGTGAAGCATGCCAAGGTGTACACCTGCACTATCTGTAGTCGGGCATATACATCG GAAACGTACCTTATGAAACATATGCGCAAACACAACCCTCCCGATCTCCAGCAACAAGTGCaggcagcggcagcggcggcagcagtggcccaggcccaggcccaggcccaggcccaggctcaggctcaggctcaggcccaggcccaggcccaggctcaggctcaggcccaggcccaggcccaggcccaggcctcccAAGcatcacagcagcagcagcagcaacagccaCAGCCACCACACTTCCAGTCCCCTGGGGCAGccccccagggtgggggtggcggggacagcaaccccaaccctccaccccagTGTTCCTTTGACCTGACACCCTATAAGACGGCGGAGCATCATAAGGACATCTGCCTCACTGTCACCACCAGCACCATCCAGGTGGAGCACCTGGCCAGCTCGTAG
- the ZNF384 gene encoding zinc finger protein 384 isoform X6 has product MEESHFNSNPYFWPSIPTVSGQIENTMFINKMKDQLLPEKGCGLAPPHYPTLLTVPASVSLPSGISMDTESKSDQLTPHSQASVTQNITVVPVPSTGLMTAGPGLVITSPSGSLVTTASSAQTFPISAPMIVSALPPGSQALQVVPDLSKKVASTLTEEGGGGGGGGGNVAPKPPRGRKKKRMLESGLPEMNDPYVLSPEDDDDHQKDGKTYRSEGNCGTGNGQSLGLMDSVPGSTTNLLCDPGCRMCSLTFYSKSEMQIHSKSHTETKPHKCPHCSKTFANSSYLAQHIRIHSGAKPYSCNFCEKSFRQLSHLQQHTRIHTGDRPYKCAHPGCEKAFTQLSNLQSHRRQHNKDKPFKCHNCHRAYTDAASLEVHLSTHTVKHAKVYTCTICSRAYTSETYLMKHMRKHNPPDLQQQVQAAAAAAAVAQAQAQAQAQAQAQAQAQAQAQAQAQAQAQAQAQASQASQQQQQQQPQPPHFQSPGAAPQGGGGGDSNPNPPPQCSFDLTPYKTAEHHKDICLTVTTSTIQVEHLASS; this is encoded by the exons ATGGAAGAATCTCACTTCAATTCTAACCCGTACTTCTGGCCTTCTATCCCCACAGTCTCAGGACAG attgagAACACGATGTTCATCAACAAGATGAAGGATCAGCTGCTGCCAGAGAAGGGCTGTGGGCTGGCTCCACCCCACTACCCCACCCTGCTGACAGTGCCTGCCTCAGTGTCCCTGCCCTCAGGCATCAGTATGGACACAGAGTCCAAGTCAGACCAGCTGACCCCACATAGCCAGGCGTCCGTTACCCAGAATATCACCGTGGTCCCTGTGCCGTCTACAGGACTGATGACTGCTG GTCCTGGTTTGGTAATCACGTCCCCCTCAGGCTCCCTTGTGACCACAGCTTCATCAGCTCAGACCTTCCCCATTTCGGCTCCCATGATTGTCTCAGCTCTTCCCCCTGGCTCACAAGCCCTGCAGGTGGTCCCTGACCTCTCCAAGAAGGTAGCATCAACCCTAACAGAGGAAGGAGgcggaggtggtggtggaggtggcaATGTGGCTCCTAAGCCCCCTCGGGGCCGGAAGAAGAAGCGGATGCTGGAATCAGGGCTGCCTGAGATGAATGATCCTTATGTCCTCTCCCCTGAGGATGATGATGACCATCAGAAAGACGGCAAAACCTATAG GAGCGAAGGGAACTGCGGCACAGGAAATGGACAGAGCCTTGGGCTCATGGATTCAGTCCCCGGCTCCACCAccaacttgctgtgtgaccctgg GTGCCGGATGTGCTCCCTGACATTCTACTCAAAGTCGGAGATGCAGATCCACTCCAAGTCACACACCGAGACCAAGCCCCACAAGTGCCCGCACTGCTCCAAGACCTTCGCCAACAGCTCCTATCTGGCCCAGCACATCCGAATCCACTCAGGGGCCAAGCCCTACAGCTGTAACTTCTGTGAGAAATCCTTCCGCCAGCTCTCCCACCTCCAGCAGCACACCCG AATCCACACCGGTGACAGACCATACAAATGTGCACATCCAGGCTGTGAGAAAGCCTTCACACAGCTGTCCAATCTGCAG TCCCACAGACGGCAGCACAACAAAGATAAACCCTTCAAGTGCCACAACTGTCACCGGGCGTACACGGACGCAGCCTCCCTAGAGGTGCACCTGTCTACGCATACGGTGAAGCATGCCAAGGTGTACACCTGCACTATCTGTAGTCGGGCATATACATCG GAAACGTACCTTATGAAACATATGCGCAAACACAACCCTCCCGATCTCCAGCAACAAGTGCaggcagcggcagcggcggcagcagtggcccaggcccaggcccaggcccaggcccaggctcaggctcaggctcaggcccaggcccaggcccaggctcaggctcaggcccaggcccaggcccaggcccaggcctcccAAGcatcacagcagcagcagcagcaacagccaCAGCCACCACACTTCCAGTCCCCTGGGGCAGccccccagggtgggggtggcggggacagcaaccccaaccctccaccccagTGTTCCTTTGACCTGACACCCTATAAGACGGCGGAGCATCATAAGGACATCTGCCTCACTGTCACCACCAGCACCATCCAGGTGGAGCACCTGGCCAGCTCGTAG
- the ZNF384 gene encoding zinc finger protein 384 isoform X7, translated as MEESHFNSNPYFWPSIPTVSGQIENTMFINKMKDQLLPEKGCGLAPPHYPTLLTVPASVSLPSGISMDTESKSDQLTPHSQASVTQNITVVPVPSTGLMTAGVSCSQRWRREGSQSRGPGLVITSPSGSLVTTASSAQTFPISAPMIVSALPPGSQALQVVPDLSKKVASTLTEEGGGGGGGGGNVAPKPPRGRKKKRMLESGLPEMNDPYVLSPEDDDDHQKDGKTYRCRMCSLTFYSKSEMQIHSKSHTETKPHKCPHCSKTFANSSYLAQHIRIHSGAKPYSCNFCEKSFRQLSHLQQHTRIHTGDRPYKCAHPGCEKAFTQLSNLQSHRRQHNKDKPFKCHNCHRAYTDAASLEVHLSTHTVKHAKVYTCTICSRAYTSETYLMKHMRKHNPPDLQQQVQAAAAAAAVAQAQAQAQAQAQAQAQAQAQAQAQAQAQAQAQAQASQASQQQQQQQPQPPHFQSPGAAPQGGGGGDSNPNPPPQCSFDLTPYKTAEHHKDICLTVTTSTIQVEHLASS; from the exons ATGGAAGAATCTCACTTCAATTCTAACCCGTACTTCTGGCCTTCTATCCCCACAGTCTCAGGACAG attgagAACACGATGTTCATCAACAAGATGAAGGATCAGCTGCTGCCAGAGAAGGGCTGTGGGCTGGCTCCACCCCACTACCCCACCCTGCTGACAGTGCCTGCCTCAGTGTCCCTGCCCTCAGGCATCAGTATGGACACAGAGTCCAAGTCAGACCAGCTGACCCCACATAGCCAGGCGTCCGTTACCCAGAATATCACCGTGGTCCCTGTGCCGTCTACAGGACTGATGACTGCTG GAGTCTCCTGTTCTCAGAggtggagaagagaagggagtcAATCAAGGG GTCCTGGTTTGGTAATCACGTCCCCCTCAGGCTCCCTTGTGACCACAGCTTCATCAGCTCAGACCTTCCCCATTTCGGCTCCCATGATTGTCTCAGCTCTTCCCCCTGGCTCACAAGCCCTGCAGGTGGTCCCTGACCTCTCCAAGAAGGTAGCATCAACCCTAACAGAGGAAGGAGgcggaggtggtggtggaggtggcaATGTGGCTCCTAAGCCCCCTCGGGGCCGGAAGAAGAAGCGGATGCTGGAATCAGGGCTGCCTGAGATGAATGATCCTTATGTCCTCTCCCCTGAGGATGATGATGACCATCAGAAAGACGGCAAAACCTATAG GTGCCGGATGTGCTCCCTGACATTCTACTCAAAGTCGGAGATGCAGATCCACTCCAAGTCACACACCGAGACCAAGCCCCACAAGTGCCCGCACTGCTCCAAGACCTTCGCCAACAGCTCCTATCTGGCCCAGCACATCCGAATCCACTCAGGGGCCAAGCCCTACAGCTGTAACTTCTGTGAGAAATCCTTCCGCCAGCTCTCCCACCTCCAGCAGCACACCCG AATCCACACCGGTGACAGACCATACAAATGTGCACATCCAGGCTGTGAGAAAGCCTTCACACAGCTGTCCAATCTGCAG TCCCACAGACGGCAGCACAACAAAGATAAACCCTTCAAGTGCCACAACTGTCACCGGGCGTACACGGACGCAGCCTCCCTAGAGGTGCACCTGTCTACGCATACGGTGAAGCATGCCAAGGTGTACACCTGCACTATCTGTAGTCGGGCATATACATCG GAAACGTACCTTATGAAACATATGCGCAAACACAACCCTCCCGATCTCCAGCAACAAGTGCaggcagcggcagcggcggcagcagtggcccaggcccaggcccaggcccaggcccaggctcaggctcaggctcaggcccaggcccaggcccaggctcaggctcaggcccaggcccaggcccaggcccaggcctcccAAGcatcacagcagcagcagcagcaacagccaCAGCCACCACACTTCCAGTCCCCTGGGGCAGccccccagggtgggggtggcggggacagcaaccccaaccctccaccccagTGTTCCTTTGACCTGACACCCTATAAGACGGCGGAGCATCATAAGGACATCTGCCTCACTGTCACCACCAGCACCATCCAGGTGGAGCACCTGGCCAGCTCGTAG
- the ZNF384 gene encoding zinc finger protein 384 isoform X1 — protein sequence MEESHFNSNPYFWPSIPTVSGQIENTMFINKMKDQLLPEKGCGLAPPHYPTLLTVPASVSLPSGISMDTESKSDQLTPHSQASVTQNITVVPVPSTGLMTAGVSCSQRWRREGSQSRGPGLVITSPSGSLVTTASSAQTFPISAPMIVSALPPGSQALQVVPDLSKKVASTLTEEGGGGGGGGGNVAPKPPRGRKKKRMLESGLPEMNDPYVLSPEDDDDHQKDGKTYRSEGNCGTGNGQSLGLMDSVPGSTTNLLCDPGCRMCSLTFYSKSEMQIHSKSHTETKPHKCPHCSKTFANSSYLAQHIRIHSGAKPYSCNFCEKSFRQLSHLQQHTRIHSKMHTETIKPHKCPHCSKTFANTSYLAQHLRIHSGAKPYNCSYCQKAFRQLSHLQQHTRIHTGDRPYKCAHPGCEKAFTQLSNLQSHRRQHNKDKPFKCHNCHRAYTDAASLEVHLSTHTVKHAKVYTCTICSRAYTSETYLMKHMRKHNPPDLQQQVQAAAAAAAVAQAQAQAQAQAQAQAQAQAQAQAQAQAQAQAQAQASQASQQQQQQQPQPPHFQSPGAAPQGGGGGDSNPNPPPQCSFDLTPYKTAEHHKDICLTVTTSTIQVEHLASS from the exons ATGGAAGAATCTCACTTCAATTCTAACCCGTACTTCTGGCCTTCTATCCCCACAGTCTCAGGACAG attgagAACACGATGTTCATCAACAAGATGAAGGATCAGCTGCTGCCAGAGAAGGGCTGTGGGCTGGCTCCACCCCACTACCCCACCCTGCTGACAGTGCCTGCCTCAGTGTCCCTGCCCTCAGGCATCAGTATGGACACAGAGTCCAAGTCAGACCAGCTGACCCCACATAGCCAGGCGTCCGTTACCCAGAATATCACCGTGGTCCCTGTGCCGTCTACAGGACTGATGACTGCTG GAGTCTCCTGTTCTCAGAggtggagaagagaagggagtcAATCAAGGG GTCCTGGTTTGGTAATCACGTCCCCCTCAGGCTCCCTTGTGACCACAGCTTCATCAGCTCAGACCTTCCCCATTTCGGCTCCCATGATTGTCTCAGCTCTTCCCCCTGGCTCACAAGCCCTGCAGGTGGTCCCTGACCTCTCCAAGAAGGTAGCATCAACCCTAACAGAGGAAGGAGgcggaggtggtggtggaggtggcaATGTGGCTCCTAAGCCCCCTCGGGGCCGGAAGAAGAAGCGGATGCTGGAATCAGGGCTGCCTGAGATGAATGATCCTTATGTCCTCTCCCCTGAGGATGATGATGACCATCAGAAAGACGGCAAAACCTATAG GAGCGAAGGGAACTGCGGCACAGGAAATGGACAGAGCCTTGGGCTCATGGATTCAGTCCCCGGCTCCACCAccaacttgctgtgtgaccctgg GTGCCGGATGTGCTCCCTGACATTCTACTCAAAGTCGGAGATGCAGATCCACTCCAAGTCACACACCGAGACCAAGCCCCACAAGTGCCCGCACTGCTCCAAGACCTTCGCCAACAGCTCCTATCTGGCCCAGCACATCCGAATCCACTCAGGGGCCAAGCCCTACAGCTGTAACTTCTGTGAGAAATCCTTCCGCCAGCTCTCCCACCTCCAGCAGCACACCCG GATCCACTCCAAGATGCACACGGAGACCATCAAGCCCCACAAGTGCCCGCACTGCTCCAAGACCTTCGCCAACACCTCCTACCTGGCCCAGCACCTCCGAATCCACTCGGGGGCCAAGCCCTACAACTGTTCCTACTGCCAGAAGGCCTTCCGCCAGCTCTCCCACCTCCAGCAGCACACACG AATCCACACCGGTGACAGACCATACAAATGTGCACATCCAGGCTGTGAGAAAGCCTTCACACAGCTGTCCAATCTGCAG TCCCACAGACGGCAGCACAACAAAGATAAACCCTTCAAGTGCCACAACTGTCACCGGGCGTACACGGACGCAGCCTCCCTAGAGGTGCACCTGTCTACGCATACGGTGAAGCATGCCAAGGTGTACACCTGCACTATCTGTAGTCGGGCATATACATCG GAAACGTACCTTATGAAACATATGCGCAAACACAACCCTCCCGATCTCCAGCAACAAGTGCaggcagcggcagcggcggcagcagtggcccaggcccaggcccaggcccaggcccaggctcaggctcaggctcaggcccaggcccaggcccaggctcaggctcaggcccaggcccaggcccaggcccaggcctcccAAGcatcacagcagcagcagcagcaacagccaCAGCCACCACACTTCCAGTCCCCTGGGGCAGccccccagggtgggggtggcggggacagcaaccccaaccctccaccccagTGTTCCTTTGACCTGACACCCTATAAGACGGCGGAGCATCATAAGGACATCTGCCTCACTGTCACCACCAGCACCATCCAGGTGGAGCACCTGGCCAGCTCGTAG
- the ZNF384 gene encoding zinc finger protein 384 isoform X5 — MEESHFNSNPYFWPSIPTVSGQIENTMFINKMKDQLLPEKGCGLAPPHYPTLLTVPASVSLPSGISMDTESKSDQLTPHSQASVTQNITVVPVPSTGLMTAGVSCSQRWRREGSQSRGPGLVITSPSGSLVTTASSAQTFPISAPMIVSALPPGSQALQVVPDLSKKVASTLTEEGGGGGGGGGNVAPKPPRGRKKKRMLESGLPEMNDPYVLSPEDDDDHQKDGKTYRSEGNCGTGNGQSLGLMDSVPGSTTNLLCDPGCRMCSLTFYSKSEMQIHSKSHTETKPHKCPHCSKTFANSSYLAQHIRIHSGAKPYSCNFCEKSFRQLSHLQQHTRIHTGDRPYKCAHPGCEKAFTQLSNLQSHRRQHNKDKPFKCHNCHRAYTDAASLEVHLSTHTVKHAKVYTCTICSRAYTSETYLMKHMRKHNPPDLQQQVQAAAAAAAVAQAQAQAQAQAQAQAQAQAQAQAQAQAQAQAQAQASQASQQQQQQQPQPPHFQSPGAAPQGGGGGDSNPNPPPQCSFDLTPYKTAEHHKDICLTVTTSTIQVEHLASS, encoded by the exons ATGGAAGAATCTCACTTCAATTCTAACCCGTACTTCTGGCCTTCTATCCCCACAGTCTCAGGACAG attgagAACACGATGTTCATCAACAAGATGAAGGATCAGCTGCTGCCAGAGAAGGGCTGTGGGCTGGCTCCACCCCACTACCCCACCCTGCTGACAGTGCCTGCCTCAGTGTCCCTGCCCTCAGGCATCAGTATGGACACAGAGTCCAAGTCAGACCAGCTGACCCCACATAGCCAGGCGTCCGTTACCCAGAATATCACCGTGGTCCCTGTGCCGTCTACAGGACTGATGACTGCTG GAGTCTCCTGTTCTCAGAggtggagaagagaagggagtcAATCAAGGG GTCCTGGTTTGGTAATCACGTCCCCCTCAGGCTCCCTTGTGACCACAGCTTCATCAGCTCAGACCTTCCCCATTTCGGCTCCCATGATTGTCTCAGCTCTTCCCCCTGGCTCACAAGCCCTGCAGGTGGTCCCTGACCTCTCCAAGAAGGTAGCATCAACCCTAACAGAGGAAGGAGgcggaggtggtggtggaggtggcaATGTGGCTCCTAAGCCCCCTCGGGGCCGGAAGAAGAAGCGGATGCTGGAATCAGGGCTGCCTGAGATGAATGATCCTTATGTCCTCTCCCCTGAGGATGATGATGACCATCAGAAAGACGGCAAAACCTATAG GAGCGAAGGGAACTGCGGCACAGGAAATGGACAGAGCCTTGGGCTCATGGATTCAGTCCCCGGCTCCACCAccaacttgctgtgtgaccctgg GTGCCGGATGTGCTCCCTGACATTCTACTCAAAGTCGGAGATGCAGATCCACTCCAAGTCACACACCGAGACCAAGCCCCACAAGTGCCCGCACTGCTCCAAGACCTTCGCCAACAGCTCCTATCTGGCCCAGCACATCCGAATCCACTCAGGGGCCAAGCCCTACAGCTGTAACTTCTGTGAGAAATCCTTCCGCCAGCTCTCCCACCTCCAGCAGCACACCCG AATCCACACCGGTGACAGACCATACAAATGTGCACATCCAGGCTGTGAGAAAGCCTTCACACAGCTGTCCAATCTGCAG TCCCACAGACGGCAGCACAACAAAGATAAACCCTTCAAGTGCCACAACTGTCACCGGGCGTACACGGACGCAGCCTCCCTAGAGGTGCACCTGTCTACGCATACGGTGAAGCATGCCAAGGTGTACACCTGCACTATCTGTAGTCGGGCATATACATCG GAAACGTACCTTATGAAACATATGCGCAAACACAACCCTCCCGATCTCCAGCAACAAGTGCaggcagcggcagcggcggcagcagtggcccaggcccaggcccaggcccaggcccaggctcaggctcaggctcaggcccaggcccaggcccaggctcaggctcaggcccaggcccaggcccaggcccaggcctcccAAGcatcacagcagcagcagcagcaacagccaCAGCCACCACACTTCCAGTCCCCTGGGGCAGccccccagggtgggggtggcggggacagcaaccccaaccctccaccccagTGTTCCTTTGACCTGACACCCTATAAGACGGCGGAGCATCATAAGGACATCTGCCTCACTGTCACCACCAGCACCATCCAGGTGGAGCACCTGGCCAGCTCGTAG
- the ZNF384 gene encoding zinc finger protein 384 isoform X3, translating to MEESHFNSNPYFWPSIPTVSGQIENTMFINKMKDQLLPEKGCGLAPPHYPTLLTVPASVSLPSGISMDTESKSDQLTPHSQASVTQNITVVPVPSTGLMTAGVSCSQRWRREGSQSRGPGLVITSPSGSLVTTASSAQTFPISAPMIVSALPPGSQALQVVPDLSKKVASTLTEEGGGGGGGGGNVAPKPPRGRKKKRMLESGLPEMNDPYVLSPEDDDDHQKDGKTYRCRMCSLTFYSKSEMQIHSKSHTETKPHKCPHCSKTFANSSYLAQHIRIHSGAKPYSCNFCEKSFRQLSHLQQHTRIHSKMHTETIKPHKCPHCSKTFANTSYLAQHLRIHSGAKPYNCSYCQKAFRQLSHLQQHTRIHTGDRPYKCAHPGCEKAFTQLSNLQSHRRQHNKDKPFKCHNCHRAYTDAASLEVHLSTHTVKHAKVYTCTICSRAYTSETYLMKHMRKHNPPDLQQQVQAAAAAAAVAQAQAQAQAQAQAQAQAQAQAQAQAQAQAQAQAQASQASQQQQQQQPQPPHFQSPGAAPQGGGGGDSNPNPPPQCSFDLTPYKTAEHHKDICLTVTTSTIQVEHLASS from the exons ATGGAAGAATCTCACTTCAATTCTAACCCGTACTTCTGGCCTTCTATCCCCACAGTCTCAGGACAG attgagAACACGATGTTCATCAACAAGATGAAGGATCAGCTGCTGCCAGAGAAGGGCTGTGGGCTGGCTCCACCCCACTACCCCACCCTGCTGACAGTGCCTGCCTCAGTGTCCCTGCCCTCAGGCATCAGTATGGACACAGAGTCCAAGTCAGACCAGCTGACCCCACATAGCCAGGCGTCCGTTACCCAGAATATCACCGTGGTCCCTGTGCCGTCTACAGGACTGATGACTGCTG GAGTCTCCTGTTCTCAGAggtggagaagagaagggagtcAATCAAGGG GTCCTGGTTTGGTAATCACGTCCCCCTCAGGCTCCCTTGTGACCACAGCTTCATCAGCTCAGACCTTCCCCATTTCGGCTCCCATGATTGTCTCAGCTCTTCCCCCTGGCTCACAAGCCCTGCAGGTGGTCCCTGACCTCTCCAAGAAGGTAGCATCAACCCTAACAGAGGAAGGAGgcggaggtggtggtggaggtggcaATGTGGCTCCTAAGCCCCCTCGGGGCCGGAAGAAGAAGCGGATGCTGGAATCAGGGCTGCCTGAGATGAATGATCCTTATGTCCTCTCCCCTGAGGATGATGATGACCATCAGAAAGACGGCAAAACCTATAG GTGCCGGATGTGCTCCCTGACATTCTACTCAAAGTCGGAGATGCAGATCCACTCCAAGTCACACACCGAGACCAAGCCCCACAAGTGCCCGCACTGCTCCAAGACCTTCGCCAACAGCTCCTATCTGGCCCAGCACATCCGAATCCACTCAGGGGCCAAGCCCTACAGCTGTAACTTCTGTGAGAAATCCTTCCGCCAGCTCTCCCACCTCCAGCAGCACACCCG GATCCACTCCAAGATGCACACGGAGACCATCAAGCCCCACAAGTGCCCGCACTGCTCCAAGACCTTCGCCAACACCTCCTACCTGGCCCAGCACCTCCGAATCCACTCGGGGGCCAAGCCCTACAACTGTTCCTACTGCCAGAAGGCCTTCCGCCAGCTCTCCCACCTCCAGCAGCACACACG AATCCACACCGGTGACAGACCATACAAATGTGCACATCCAGGCTGTGAGAAAGCCTTCACACAGCTGTCCAATCTGCAG TCCCACAGACGGCAGCACAACAAAGATAAACCCTTCAAGTGCCACAACTGTCACCGGGCGTACACGGACGCAGCCTCCCTAGAGGTGCACCTGTCTACGCATACGGTGAAGCATGCCAAGGTGTACACCTGCACTATCTGTAGTCGGGCATATACATCG GAAACGTACCTTATGAAACATATGCGCAAACACAACCCTCCCGATCTCCAGCAACAAGTGCaggcagcggcagcggcggcagcagtggcccaggcccaggcccaggcccaggcccaggctcaggctcaggctcaggcccaggcccaggcccaggctcaggctcaggcccaggcccaggcccaggcccaggcctcccAAGcatcacagcagcagcagcagcaacagccaCAGCCACCACACTTCCAGTCCCCTGGGGCAGccccccagggtgggggtggcggggacagcaaccccaaccctccaccccagTGTTCCTTTGACCTGACACCCTATAAGACGGCGGAGCATCATAAGGACATCTGCCTCACTGTCACCACCAGCACCATCCAGGTGGAGCACCTGGCCAGCTCGTAG